The Flavobacterium faecale genomic sequence TTATTTCTGTTGCAATATTCTTAAATCGTTTGTTTAATCTATATGATTCGAGCAGGATTTTGCGTGAGGGATTGTAGCTGCATCCTTTGTGGTTGCGACAGCAAACCATAAAGATATAGTGAAAAGCCCGACCCGTCCCGAAGCTTCGGGATTTTACGGGTCACGCCCAAATTTTAATTATTTAGAATAGTCTATACAAACAACGCTTTTAACTCGGTTGCATCATGTGCTTTCATTTTTCCGGCTAATAATAAACTTAACTGTTTGCGTCTAAGTGCTCCGTCAAAACGCTCTTGCTCCAATTCGGTTTCGGGAATTATGGCTGGAACGATCACTGGTTTCCCTACTTCGTTTACAGCTACAAAAGTGTAGATTGCTTCGTTAGCTTTGGTTTTTTCGCCAGAGTTACGGTCTTCTACCCAAACATCAATGTAAACTTCCATTGAACTATTAAAGGCTCTTGAAACTTTGGCTTCTATGGTAACAACACTACCTAACAATATAGCTTTGGTAAAGGCAACGTGATTTACAGAGGCGGTTACGGCTATGTTGCGTGAGTGACGTTGTGCAGATATACTTGCTGCGCGGTCCATGCGGGACAAAAGTTCGCCTCCAAAAAGGTTATTGATGTGGTTGGTTTCGCTTGGTAGTACCAAATCGGTTAGGACTGTTAAAGATTCTGAAGGTGATTTTGGATTCATATTGTGGTATTGAAAAAATACTTGTTCAAAAGAGACAAGTTTATGTTTTTATAAATTATTAATTAAGCCAATAAACGGCCATAACAGCAGGAATGAAGTAGATCACAATATTGCGGGCACCATCATAATCTCGTGCCAATCGTTGACCGACTAACATAATGAGTAGGGTTACTGCAGAAAGTACTGCACCGTAATAACCAAATACTCTACCGTCACTGATTACCAATTCGATACAACCTACAAAGCACAAAATAGTCGTAATGAGTTCCATGACGATTAAAAGTACCAAAGAGGGCTTAACGTAGTTTTTGATCATTGTTTCGGCAAAATGTTCTTGCAACCAGGCGAGATTGTCTTTCCAGTAAAAAAGTTTTTCGTAGCTGGATTGCAAATAGGTTATTCCGAAAAAGATAAGAATTAATAACGAAGCTGGGTTATTCATGGTGGTTATTTTTTATGAATGAGTCGGGTTAGTTTTATAGACAAATCGGTCAAAATTATTTTGGCATTTCCATTGCGTTCAATATGATACATGGCTTGACTGATCTCTTCATAAATTTCGCCAATATTGTTTCCGTTTACAAAAGGAGCAAATTTTGCTAATTGAAACTTAGGAACTTTTGGTTCGAAATAGACTAAGCTTGGTGCTTCGTAATTGAGCATCAAGGCTTGACGAAATATTTCGATACAAAAATCTAAGAATTTTTTTTGACTCTCTCTACCCAATGCAGCAATTTTTTCGCTCCATGTGATGAGGTCATGAATTGCCGAAGCATCTTTTTTTGCTTGAAAAGCAGCACGCACCCACGTGACAAACCACTCCTCAAAAGGATGTTCTTCGCTATCATCATGCAACAAATGCAGTGCTTTATTGAAGTTTCCTTGCGCTTGGTGCGCTAGCTTCATGGCTAGTTTTTCCTCAACTTGCTCTTGTGCGACTAATGCTTCTGCTATTACAGACTGGCTTAATCCATTAAAATGTAGTATTTGACAACGAGAACGTATGGTTTGGATAATATCCTCTTCGTTTTCTGTGATCAGTAAAAAGATTGTTTTCTCGGGTGGTTCTTCCAGCAGCTTCAATAATTTATTGGATGCGGCTGTATTCAATTTATCGGCCATCCAGACAATCATGATTTTGTATCCGCCTTCGTAAGATTTTAAGGCTAATGATTTTAAAATCTCTTGGGCATCATCTACACGTATCTCTCCTTGTTTGTTTTTGACACCAAGAATTTCGTACCAATCAAACAAGCCTCCATAAGGTTGATCGAGTATAAATTTGCGCCAATCGACAATAAAGTCAATGCTTTTTGGTTTTGCTTTGACCTCGTCTGTGGTTACTGTAGGATATACAAAATGCAAATCGGGATGGGCTATTTTGTCAAATTTTAGGTTGCAGGCAGTGTTTTCGCCGGTGTTCTCACCATCTTGATTTTGACACAAAATGTACTGTGCATAGGCTATAGCGGTGATCAATGTTCCGCTCCCTTCTGGGCCTACAAATAGTTGCGCATGCGGAATGCGTCCTGAACTAGCGCTCTGTGTGAGGTGGTTCTTGATGTGTTCTTGTCCTAATATATGTGAAAATAGCATAAAGCAAAGATAGCAGAAAATGGGATAGTCAAAAACTTTGAGAAACAAAGTTTAATGTGCGCTTTTGATGGTTTTGGAGTTCTGAATTAAAAAACATTTAATCGCTATTTTGTATAATTCATAAATTAGGGAGGCTATTCATAAAAAAATAATACGAATTACATCGTTTTCGTTCTAGAAAAGGGCTTTTTTTTAGAATAATGAAATATTATACTAGTCGAAAAGTTCTATATTTGTTGCTCTTTGAATTAATAAACTTAAAACAAATCTAATGAAGACTTTAAACGACTTTGATTTTAAAAATAAAAAAGCAATAATTCGTGTTGATTTCAACGTGCCTTTGGACGAAAATTTCAACATCACAGATACTACACGTATCGTATCTGCAAAACCTACTATCGATGCTATTTTGGCACAAGGTGGAAGCGTTATTTTGATGTCTCACTTAGGTAGACCAAAAGGTGCAGAGGATAAATATTCTTTGAAACACATTTTAAAATCAACTTCTGAAATTCTTGGGGTACCAGTAAAATTTGCTGCTAACTGCATAGGTGAAGAAGCTACAACTGCTGCTGCCGCTTTGCAACCAGGAGAGGTTTTATTACTAGAGAATTTACGTTTTCATGCTGAAGAAGAAGCTGGAGATGTTGCTTTTGCTAAAGAATTGGCTTCATTAGGAGATATTTATGTAAACGATGCATTTGGTACTGCTCACAGAGCTCATGCATCGACTACGATTATCGCTCAGTTTTTTCCAACAGCAAAATGCTTCGGAACTTTATTGGCTAAAGAAATCGAAAGCATTGATAAAGTATTAAACAATAGCCAAAGACCAGTATTAGCAATTCTTGGAGGATCGAAAGTTTCTTCGAAAATTACAGTTATCGAAAACATTTTGGACAAAGTGGATCACATGATTCTTGGTGGTGGAATGACTTTTACTTTCGTGAAAGCGCTAGGAGGAAAAGTAGGAAACTCTATTTGTGAAGATGACAAAATGGAATTGGCTTTGGAAATTTTGCGTTTAGCGAAAGAAAAAGGAGTTCAAATTCATATTCCAGTTGATGTAGTTGCTGCAGATGATTTCTCAAATACAGCAAACACTCAAATCGTTGACGTAAGAGAAATTCCTGATGGATGGGAAGGTCTTGATGCAGGTCCACAATCTTTGGCAAACTTTGAAAAAGTAATCATGGAATGTAAAACAATTCTTTGGAATGGTCCATTAGGAGTTTTCGAAATGGAATCGTTTGCAAAAGGAACAATTGCATTGGGTGAATATATTGCTGCTTCAACAGCAAACGGTGCTTTCTCACTTGTTGGTGGTGGAGACTCTGTTGCAGCCGTAAAACAATTCGGTTTTGAAGACAAAATGAGTTACGTTTCTACCGGTGGTGGAGCGATGCTAGAAATGCTTGAAGGTAAGGTGCTACCTGGTATTGCAGCAATTTTAGACTAAAAAAAATATATTTAACAATATTTTTAGTTTTTATCAGTTAATAGGTAGTATGTTTGTATTTGCTAATTTCTTAACAAGTTATCAACAAGCATATTAACCTGCAGAATATGACTAGAAAATATATCACAATATCACTTTCATTATTACTATCGATTCCTTTGTTTTCGCAAGAAGTTGCTGAGAGCAAAGGAATTGTTGGTTTAGAAAAAAAAGTGACCTACTTGGATTCTATAAAGAATTCATTTGTAAAAGACGATTTGGCTGCCTGTGTGGACAATCTTTGGTTGAAAGAACTAGATGACATGGATCTTTATGATGAGATGACGACTGATATCGCCTCAATTGATTCAAGCATAAAAGTAGATTATGAGTTGCCTACTGAATTACTAAAATCGCGGTTGGAGGCCATGAATGCAAAATCTCCTTTTAGAATTCAATACAATGAAAATCTCGAAAACGTCATCAAGTCTTTCTTAAAATACCGCAGAAAATCATATGAACGCTTAATGGCAGTTTCTGAATATTACTTCCCTTTATTCGAAGAGACTTTTGCTAAAAATAACGTACCCTTAGAAATTAAATATCTAGCGATTGTAGAATCAGCCTTAAATCCAAAAGCAGTTTCGAAAATGGGAGCTACAGGTTTGTGGCAATTCATGTACCAAACCGGTAAACAATATGACCTAAAAATTGACTCTTACGTAGACGAGCGCAGTGACCCATACAAGGCTACGCAAGCAGCGGCACAATACATGAGCAACATGCATGCTATTTTTGGCGATTGGGAATTGGTGCTAGCATCTTATAACTCTGGACCAGGAAATGTAACCAAAGCGATCCGTCGTTCTGGTGGAAAACAAAGTTTTTGGGATATTCGTAATTACTTACCAAAAGAAACGCAAGGTTATGTGCCTGCTTTTTTAGCGACGATGTATATATATGAGTACCATAAAGAACATGGTATAAAACCAAACCGTGCCATCTTGCAACATTTTGCAACAGATACGGTGATGATCAAAAAGGAAATGTCTTTCAAACAAATTTCTGATTTATTGGATATGCCCGTAGCGCAATTGGAATTATTGAATCCGTCATATAAGTTGAACACGATTCCGGTATACAGTGATGCAGCACACTTTTTGAAACTTCCAAAAGATAAGATTGCAATCTTTACCTCAAACGAAGATAAAATCTATGCCTATGTACAACATGAGGCTGATTATAAAAATGGGGTTTTTCAAAATACTAGATCGATTGCTTTAAAGTCGGTTATAGATTCGGATACCTTAAAACTCAATGCATCAAATACTCAATATTACAAAGTGAAGCAAGGGGACAACCTGAACGCAATTGCTAGTAAGTATGATGTAAGTGTAGAGGCTATCATGAAATGGAATAACTTGAACAATAGTAATATTGCTTATGGAGATAATTTGAAAATAGGTGTAGCTGATACTGCAGTAAAAGCAACTCCACGCAAAACTATTACAACAGCTGTTGCGGTTCAAAAAAGTGCTGTAGCAGATACAAAATCTGAAATAGCGTCCAATGAAGAGGAAGCTACTACTGAAGAAGCTCGTTTTCATATCGTTCAAAAGGGTGAAAATCTAAACTCTATTGCTAGAACACATAATGTATCTGTAGCCGATTTGACTGCTTGGAATGATTTAAGTACTTCTACACTAGCTTTGGGTGCAAAATTAAAAATCAATACTGCAACACCTGTTGAAGAGGTAGCAGTTGTTACTGCGCCAGTAATTTTGAAAAACATTCAATACGTGGTGCAAAAAGGGGATAACCTTGGTACAATTGCAAAGAAATTTGGTACTTCATTAACGGAGTTGAAGCAATGGAATAGATTGTCGTCAAATGCTGTTACTTTGGGTAAAGCATTGATTGTTGCCAAAAATGAACCTGCTATTACAACTAATTATGCTAGCGTGAATTCATTCAAAAAAACAGATAGTTTTGCAAACAAAGCAGCTAAAGATTATTTTGTACAAGCTGGTGATACATTATATAGCATAGCTAGAAAGTCTGGTGTAACCATCGCCGACTTGAAAAAATGGAACGATATTAGCAATGAAGGTATTAAACCTGGAATGAAATTGAAAATAAACGGATAAATACAATAATCTTATATAAATTTGGGTTTTATTATAATTAGACAATTATGAATAAGGCCCATTTTTTATTTCTACTACTTTCCATTACGTTATTTTCGTGTAAAAACGAAGAAGTCGCGCCCATCCGAACCACTACGGGAAAAATCAATAGCATCTCTGTTGTCGTAGACGATCAATTATGGAACGGCGAAATAGGGGATAGTATTCGAAATAAATTTGCTTCGCCGGTACTTGGCCTACCGCAAGAAGAACCACTCTTTAATATCAACCAATATTCATCCAAATTACTAGAAGGATTTATAACCGATAGCCGCAATATTATTGTGGTTAAAAAGGAAGATGTTAATAAATTTGAAATCATCACCGATCAATATGCATCTCCTCAAAATGTGTTTCATATTTCGGGTAGAACTGCTGCTGATATTTTGTCTATCCTCGAAAAACAAAGTCCGTCAATAGTCGCTACGATTCGTCAAACTGAAATTGAAGAAAGTCAAAAAGAGATTGGGAAGGAAGTTATCAACCCTAAAATCATTGAAAATAAGTTTCATATCGACATTAACATTCCTGCAGACTACAAATACATGTTGCATGAACATAGTTTTTTATGGTTAAAAAAAGAAATTGTAAGTGGTAGTAGTAGTTTATTAATTTATCAAGTGCCTTTGTACGATGTTGTGAACAAGAACAATATGATTACCAACATCATTAGTATGCGCGACTCGATTGGTAAGCTGTACATACATGGCAAAGAACCTGATACAGATATGATTACTGAAGAAGCGTACTCACCTTACTTTTTCAAAATCAGACTAGCCGGAAAGACAGCTTATGAAATGAGAGGTACTTGGGAGCTTAAAAATGACTTCATGACGGGACCATTTATCAACTATTTAATTATTGATGACGAATACAGTCGAGCCTTGGTATTAGAGGGTTTTTGCTATTCTCCTTCGAAAGAAAAAAGAGACGTCATGCACGAACTTGAAGCCATAATTAAATCGGTTTCGATTATTAAAAGGCGAAATTAAATTTTAGTAATCAAGAATTCTACTCTTCGGTCCATTTCGTCTCCTTGGCCTAGTGGAAATTGGTTGCCTACTCCTTTGTAAGACATTCGTAAACTATTAATACGTTTAGAAATTAGATATTTAAAAACTGTTTTAGCTCTGTTTATAGATAGTTTTCGTTCGTTTGTTTCTCGATCATAGGCATCTTTAAAGCTGCTGGGTGTGCAACATACGTGACCTCGAATCTCAAACTCTAGCTTTTTGTTTTTATCTAATGTGAGAACGATCTTATCCAATTCTTTGATGGAAGATTTGGTGAGTTTGCTACTACCCAATTCAAATAAGATGTTTTCAAGGTAAATGCGATCACCCACTTGGTGTTGCTCTTGTAAGGAAGAATAAATACCTTTACCAAAACTGTTTTTAGGCACAATCAATAAATCAACTCGGCGATTTTCAGATCTGGTTTTCTTTAGGTCTTCAACGGTATCTTTACTGATTAAGACGCGCCCTTTGCCTTCGATAATTAGGATTTTATTTTTACTAAAACCGTTTGTAGTCAAAATGTTTTGAACGGTTTCTACCCTCTTTTGAGAGAGTTTATAGTTGTAATCATTGGTGCCACGGTCATCACAATAACCATAAATTTGTATGGATTCTATCTTTGAGCTGTCAGTTGCTTTTACAAAATCAAGTATAATCAATGCTTGTTCACGATCTATATCATATTTATCAAATTTGAAATAAACTGTCTCTACCTTTTTTCCTTGTCCAGAAAGAAGTGTTGCGGCAGATAGAAACAATATGATATAGAATTTTGCCATTTATTGTTTTAGAATTTTTTGATATTCCGCCGTATTATTAAGTATTGCCACTGATTTTTGAATCTCAGCACTGTTTTTTAAATAATAAAGATAAAGACCTTCTTGATATTGGTATCTCTTTATGATCTCGTCCAAAAGCAGGTTTTTGATTTCGACCTTGTTTTTGTCCAATAGCTCTTCTTCTGTTTTTTGAATGGTTCTAAGCAATTGTTCGTATTCAGTTTGAATGGCAGCGTCAATGTTTTCTTTTTTGGCAATTGCCATTGTATTTTTCAAGGACAGCTCTGTTTGTGTGTCCAGGGCAATTTTTTGCGACTTCAAATAACTTTTAAAATCTTGATAATTTGCATCTGAAAAGGAGGTGGCTTGTGCGCCCAAATTTGGATTTTTAAAGTAGTATGTGGTTGCGTAGTTAAAGATAGCTTCGTTTTTTTGTAAAGCTTCGGCAATGGCACTTGTTTTGGTGTCTGCTAGTTCTACATCGGGCAAGATACCACCACCATCGTAGACCGTTCTTCCTTTTCGAGTTTTAAAAGCGTTATAGTTTTTCTCTTCGGTACGTGTAGCTACGCCTTTTACGTCCTTGTGTGCGTAGTCAAGCGCTTGTATGCATCGGCCTGACGGCGTGTAGTAGCGTGAGATGGTGACCTTAAGTTGGGTGTTGTAGGTCAAATCTACAGGACGTTGCACTAATCCTTTCCCAAAACTGCGACTCCCCACAATAACGGCTCTGTCCAAATCTTGCAAAGCGCCCGAAACAATTTCTGAGGCTGAGGCACTGCGTCCGTTTACAATAATTACTAATGGGATTGCGGTATCTACGGGTTCAAAACCAGTTTTGTATGTGTTATTGTATTTGTCTATTTTTGATTTTGTAGTAACGATAATTTCGTTTTTGGGTACAAATAAGTTGCAAATATTAACAGCTTCATTCAGTAAGCCACCTGGATTGCCTCTTAGGTCTAAAACAATTCGTTCTGCTCCTTGCTTTTTTAATTCGATTAAGGCCTCTTTGGTTTCGTTAGAGGCTTTTTTATTAAAATGAGCCAAAACGATATAACCAGTCTTATCATCAATTTTTGCAAAATAAGGAACCGATTTTATTTCTACCTCGTCAAGTACTATTTGTCCGCCGGTTGTTTTTCCTTGTCGAATGTATTGTATGTCAACTTTGGTGTTTTTGGCACCTTTGAGTAGTTGTGAAGCGTCATCTTTAAAATCGCTTAATAGTACGTCTCCAATCTTAAATATCTCGTCACCGGCCTTTAATCCTGCTTTGTCAGCCGGAAAGTTCTTGTACACTTCTCTAATAATTAATTTCCCATCTCTACGGGTAATCATTGCGCCTATGCCAGTATACTCGCCTGTGTTGTTAATTTTGAAACGAAGAACATCCTTTTCGTTAAAATAAACGGTATAGGGATCTAAACTTGCCAACATGGATTTGATTGCTTTGTCCATCAAATCACCAGGATTGGTTTCGTCAACATAATTGGTGTTTAGCTCCTTGAATAGTGTTGTGAAGATTTCTATTTGTTTTGCAATTTCAAAAAAATTGTCTTTGAAACTAGTACCAACAAATAAAAATGCAGCGGCAACTACGGGAATGATTACTTTTTTCTGGAAAAGGGATTTCATCTTCTTCGTTTTGATTATAGGAATAGGGAGCGTTAAAAATACGAAAAAAGGATTGTTATTCGGCCTTTTTTATTTCTAACAAAAATTTCTCAAACAATTGAATCGTTTTGGTGTTTATTTCTTCAAACGACAAACGGTCTTTGGTTTGATAAAATAACATGAAAGAGTAGGGTTGGTCAAGGTTGTCCAACAGTAAATGCTTGTTGAGACGATACGTTTCTCGTACTAATCTTTTAAAGTAATTGCGGTCAACAGCTTTTTTGAAATTTCGTTTGGATACTGATACACCTATTTGCGTAGTTTGATCCTCACCAACTGCACCAGCAAAATAAACCAATCGCAACGGATATTTGGACACAGATTTACCATCAGAAAACAATAATCCGATTTTGATTTTACTTTTAAGTTTGGCCGCTTTGGGGTAATTAAAGTTCATGGTGTTGTTGAAAAAAAGCTACTATTTGAGCAAGCAAAGGTACAATTAAAGCGTAAATCTAATATTGTTTAGGAATTAAATACCGCTAAAAATTTATTTGTTACTTTTGCAGCTAATTTTTGAAGCATGCAAAAGATACTATCCTATCCCATTTCGGTAATTTATTACTTATTATTTGGACTTGTATTACTAATATTTCATCCTATCCAATGGATATGTTTTCGCTTTTTTGGGTATAATGCTCATAAAATAAGTGTTGATTATTTGAACTTTTTTCTATTAAAATGTACTAACTTAGTGGGAACTACGTATACAATAGAGAATAAAGAGCGAATTCCTGATGGAGTACCCTTGATTTTTGTCGCAAATCATCAAAGTATGTACGATATTATAGCAATGATTTGGTTTTTGAGACGTTTTCATTGTAAATTTGTCAGTAAGAAAGAATTAGGATCGGGTATCCCAAGTGTTTCATTTAATTTAAGACACGGTGGTTCTGTGCTTATAGATCGAAAAGATCCAAAGCAGGCAATCCCTATTATTAAAGAACTTTCTCATTACATTGAAAAAAACAATCGTACGGCGGTAATTTTTCCTGAAGGAACAAGAAGCAAAACTGGGAAACCTAAAGAATTTGCTCAAAGTGGTTTAAAAATATTATGCAAGCACGCACCATCTGCCTATGTGGTGCCTATTACGATTAATAACTCTTGGAAAATGGTTCGTTTTGGTTTTTTTCCGGTAGGTTTAGGCAATAGTTTGCGTTTCACTATTCATACGCCATTAAAAGTAAGCGAATATACTTTTGAAGAAATTATGGAGAAAACAGAAAACGCAGTAGTAAAGGAAATACAATTTTAAAATAGTATAAAATGTCAATAAAGAATATTAGATTAGAAGTGATGCAGTTTTTAGAAAAAAGAGTTGACAGTTTTGTTGACCAATATCTAATTCCTGTTGAAGAAATTTGGCAGCCATCTGATTTTTTACCCAATCCAGAAAGTGATAACTTTCTTGAAGAGGTAAAAGAGTTACGTGAAATCTCAAAAGATTTACCGTATGACTTTTGGGTTGCTATGGTAGGAGATATGATCACTGAAGAAGCTTTGCCAACCTATGAAAACTGGTTGATGGAAGTAGAAGGGGTAGATAACTTAGAACGTAATAGCTGGGCCAAATGGGTACGCCAATGGACTGGTGAAGAAAATCGTCATGGTGATTTGTTGAACAAGTATATTTATCTTTCAGGTCGTGTGAACATGCGCGAGGTAGAGATGACTACACAACACTTAATTAACGACGGATTTGATATCGGTACCGGTAGAGATCCTTATAAGAACTTTGTGTACACTAGTTTTCAAGAACTAGCTACTTATGTTTCTCACAACAGAGTATCACAACTTGCAAAAGGTTATGGTGACAAAAAGTTAGCCAAAATGTGTAAAATGATTGCTGGAGACGAGATGCGTCACCACCATGCTTACAGCCATTTTGTTAGTGAAATCTTCAAGGTGGATCCTAGCGAGATGATGTTGGCTTTTCAATACATGATGAAAGCTAAGATTGTTATGCCAGCTCATTTTTTGAGAGAGTCAGGTCAAAAAATTGGTTCTGCTTTTGAGCAATTTTCAGATTCTGCACAACGTATTGGGGTTTATACCGCAAACGACTACGTAGATATCATGCAAAAATTGATCGTGAAATGGGAGATAGATAAAATTGGTGGATTGACGGATGAGGCTGAAAAAGCACGTGATTACTTGATGAAATTGCCAGGAAGAATGGCTAAAATTTCAGAGAGAATCGTAATTCCTGCTGAATCTCACATTTTTAAATGGGTAGAGCCAGCTAGATTATAAATGGCTTTTTAGTCTTTTTTATTCGAAAGACTTATAAATAGAATTCTAATAAAAAGTGTTGATTTTTGAAGTTGAAATACTTTTAATCTCAACACTTTTTCTGTAAAATAAATTGATAATGACTCAAAAGGATTTAGTACCAAACACGATTGCTTTCGTAAAAGAAAAATTAGAAAATGCCGAAGGTGGTCACGATTGGTTTCATATCGAAAGGGTGTACAAAAATGCACTATTAATTGCCAACGATGTTGATTGTGATCTAGTTGTTGTCAAGTTAGGTGCTTTGTTGCACGATATTGCAGACAGTAAATTTACGGGTGGTGATGAAACCATAGGTCCAAAAATTGCGAGATTATTTCTAGAATCGCAAGAAGTTCCAGAACCAACTATCGAACATGTAGTGAACATCATTAATAATATTTCGTTCAAAGGCGGAAATTTTAAAAAAGATTTTAGTTCGAAAGAATTGGATGTTGTTCAAGATGCTGATCGTTTGGATGCTCTTGGTGCCATCGGAATCGCAAGAGCGTTCAATTATGGAGGATTTAAAAACAGAGCCATGTACGACCCTGCTATTGATCCAAATATGAACATGAGCAAAGAGGAGTATAAAAAAAGTACTGCACCAACTTTAAATCATTTTTACGAAAAATTATTGCTTTTAAAAGATACTATGAATACAGCCTCGGGTACGGCCATTGCTGCCGAGAGACATCGTTACATGGAAGGTTTTCTAGCTCAGTTCTATGCCGAGTGGGAGGGAGAATTGTAATAATTAGTAAATGTATTTGTATAAAAATAAATAAGCCCGCTATCACTAGCGGGCTTATTTATTTTTTATAAGGTAGAAAAAGCAAATGATGTTTTGCTTTTAAATGTTTCTCCCACCTTTAATAAAGTGGTTGGAAACGATGGTTGGTTTGGAGAATCGGGATAATGTTGTGTTTCAAAGCAAAATCCGCTTCTACGATTATATGTTTTTCCATCTCTACTAGGCATTTCTCCGTTAATGTAGTTTCCTGTATAAAGTTGCATACCGGGTTCTGTAGTAGTAA encodes the following:
- a CDS encoding OmpA family protein → MAKFYIILFLSAATLLSGQGKKVETVYFKFDKYDIDREQALIILDFVKATDSSKIESIQIYGYCDDRGTNDYNYKLSQKRVETVQNILTTNGFSKNKILIIEGKGRVLISKDTVEDLKKTRSENRRVDLLIVPKNSFGKGIYSSLQEQHQVGDRIYLENILFELGSSKLTKSSIKELDKIVLTLDKNKKLEFEIRGHVCCTPSSFKDAYDRETNERKLSINRAKTVFKYLISKRINSLRMSYKGVGNQFPLGQGDEMDRRVEFLITKI
- a CDS encoding DoxX family protein, whose protein sequence is MNNPASLLILIFFGITYLQSSYEKLFYWKDNLAWLQEHFAETMIKNYVKPSLVLLIVMELITTILCFVGCIELVISDGRVFGYYGAVLSAVTLLIMLVGQRLARDYDGARNIVIYFIPAVMAVYWLN
- a CDS encoding acyl-CoA thioesterase; its protein translation is MNPKSPSESLTVLTDLVLPSETNHINNLFGGELLSRMDRAASISAQRHSRNIAVTASVNHVAFTKAILLGSVVTIEAKVSRAFNSSMEVYIDVWVEDRNSGEKTKANEAIYTFVAVNEVGKPVIVPAIIPETELEQERFDGALRRKQLSLLLAGKMKAHDATELKALFV
- a CDS encoding LysM peptidoglycan-binding domain-containing protein, which codes for MTRKYITISLSLLLSIPLFSQEVAESKGIVGLEKKVTYLDSIKNSFVKDDLAACVDNLWLKELDDMDLYDEMTTDIASIDSSIKVDYELPTELLKSRLEAMNAKSPFRIQYNENLENVIKSFLKYRRKSYERLMAVSEYYFPLFEETFAKNNVPLEIKYLAIVESALNPKAVSKMGATGLWQFMYQTGKQYDLKIDSYVDERSDPYKATQAAAQYMSNMHAIFGDWELVLASYNSGPGNVTKAIRRSGGKQSFWDIRNYLPKETQGYVPAFLATMYIYEYHKEHGIKPNRAILQHFATDTVMIKKEMSFKQISDLLDMPVAQLELLNPSYKLNTIPVYSDAAHFLKLPKDKIAIFTSNEDKIYAYVQHEADYKNGVFQNTRSIALKSVIDSDTLKLNASNTQYYKVKQGDNLNAIASKYDVSVEAIMKWNNLNNSNIAYGDNLKIGVADTAVKATPRKTITTAVAVQKSAVADTKSEIASNEEEATTEEARFHIVQKGENLNSIARTHNVSVADLTAWNDLSTSTLALGAKLKINTATPVEEVAVVTAPVILKNIQYVVQKGDNLGTIAKKFGTSLTELKQWNRLSSNAVTLGKALIVAKNEPAITTNYASVNSFKKTDSFANKAAKDYFVQAGDTLYSIARKSGVTIADLKKWNDISNEGIKPGMKLKING
- a CDS encoding phosphoglycerate kinase → MKTLNDFDFKNKKAIIRVDFNVPLDENFNITDTTRIVSAKPTIDAILAQGGSVILMSHLGRPKGAEDKYSLKHILKSTSEILGVPVKFAANCIGEEATTAAAALQPGEVLLLENLRFHAEEEAGDVAFAKELASLGDIYVNDAFGTAHRAHASTTIIAQFFPTAKCFGTLLAKEIESIDKVLNNSQRPVLAILGGSKVSSKITVIENILDKVDHMILGGGMTFTFVKALGGKVGNSICEDDKMELALEILRLAKEKGVQIHIPVDVVAADDFSNTANTQIVDVREIPDGWEGLDAGPQSLANFEKVIMECKTILWNGPLGVFEMESFAKGTIALGEYIAASTANGAFSLVGGGDSVAAVKQFGFEDKMSYVSTGGGAMLEMLEGKVLPGIAAILD
- a CDS encoding ATP-binding protein, producing MLFSHILGQEHIKNHLTQSASSGRIPHAQLFVGPEGSGTLITAIAYAQYILCQNQDGENTGENTACNLKFDKIAHPDLHFVYPTVTTDEVKAKPKSIDFIVDWRKFILDQPYGGLFDWYEILGVKNKQGEIRVDDAQEILKSLALKSYEGGYKIMIVWMADKLNTAASNKLLKLLEEPPEKTIFLLITENEEDIIQTIRSRCQILHFNGLSQSVIAEALVAQEQVEEKLAMKLAHQAQGNFNKALHLLHDDSEEHPFEEWFVTWVRAAFQAKKDASAIHDLITWSEKIAALGRESQKKFLDFCIEIFRQALMLNYEAPSLVYFEPKVPKFQLAKFAPFVNGNNIGEIYEEISQAMYHIERNGNAKIILTDLSIKLTRLIHKK
- a CDS encoding S41 family peptidase, with the translated sequence MKSLFQKKVIIPVVAAAFLFVGTSFKDNFFEIAKQIEIFTTLFKELNTNYVDETNPGDLMDKAIKSMLASLDPYTVYFNEKDVLRFKINNTGEYTGIGAMITRRDGKLIIREVYKNFPADKAGLKAGDEIFKIGDVLLSDFKDDASQLLKGAKNTKVDIQYIRQGKTTGGQIVLDEVEIKSVPYFAKIDDKTGYIVLAHFNKKASNETKEALIELKKQGAERIVLDLRGNPGGLLNEAVNICNLFVPKNEIIVTTKSKIDKYNNTYKTGFEPVDTAIPLVIIVNGRSASASEIVSGALQDLDRAVIVGSRSFGKGLVQRPVDLTYNTQLKVTISRYYTPSGRCIQALDYAHKDVKGVATRTEEKNYNAFKTRKGRTVYDGGGILPDVELADTKTSAIAEALQKNEAIFNYATTYYFKNPNLGAQATSFSDANYQDFKSYLKSQKIALDTQTELSLKNTMAIAKKENIDAAIQTEYEQLLRTIQKTEEELLDKNKVEIKNLLLDEIIKRYQYQEGLYLYYLKNSAEIQKSVAILNNTAEYQKILKQ
- a CDS encoding DUF4837 family protein, which translates into the protein MNKAHFLFLLLSITLFSCKNEEVAPIRTTTGKINSISVVVDDQLWNGEIGDSIRNKFASPVLGLPQEEPLFNINQYSSKLLEGFITDSRNIIVVKKEDVNKFEIITDQYASPQNVFHISGRTAADILSILEKQSPSIVATIRQTEIEESQKEIGKEVINPKIIENKFHIDINIPADYKYMLHEHSFLWLKKEIVSGSSSLLIYQVPLYDVVNKNNMITNIISMRDSIGKLYIHGKEPDTDMITEEAYSPYFFKIRLAGKTAYEMRGTWELKNDFMTGPFINYLIIDDEYSRALVLEGFCYSPSKEKRDVMHELEAIIKSVSIIKRRN